A stretch of Alkalicella caledoniensis DNA encodes these proteins:
- a CDS encoding bifunctional diguanylate cyclase/phosphohydrolase: MKYNKLLSDTAEKVGETMEKLYKILLFLVPIYLVIYLLWMITLGISNDTVTFIGNNLSILGVLVAAVCTFLTYKKSAKIERKFWLLIFIGTSAYVLADVAWIYYESIIGVGVPSPGLPDYLYLTHGIMYIVAMLALTYKQTGLYYGFQMILDMLITGTVVLTLGWHFLIYPAFVVKSDILSEIIVSLSYIVIDLVLLCGYLYIYLGRKIRLNKKATAMFMLGLGIYISADFYYLFLTYNGTYHLSRWIDPFWVLGLMIIGLAGIKHIIETRKNIVSTEERSSLIYDKIRMIVPYLGITVLFVVQLVHMDSINSLFIGIALIMVLGIVRQIMVLIQNKELIKSLQIANRELNYLSRYNKLTGLYNRMYFDEELRRLQHSTDFPITIMVCDLDGLKIINDTMGHEKGDLLLIACSNLLKTSLRSSDIVARIGGDEFAAILTKTEQSSAEELVKKIKKNVLIYNQNNKELPMSLSIGISTTESKDYSLEQLLKEADDKMYNEKLIQKKSSKSQIIDSLMAALEERDHITEGHAHRVAEHCVKMGEQLNLSSNVITNLALLAQVHDLGKVGIPDSILFKKGPLSDEEWKIMRQHPEKGYRIAIASNNLVNVADLILKHHERWDGKGYPLGLKEKEIPIECRILAIVDSFDAITSKRPYKEARSTEEALKELQRCSGTQFDPELVQLFLELINTDMKGVV, from the coding sequence ATGAAATATAATAAATTACTAAGTGATACTGCTGAGAAAGTTGGGGAAACCATGGAAAAACTATATAAGATACTGCTTTTTTTAGTACCAATATATCTAGTAATTTACCTTTTATGGATGATAACGTTGGGTATTAGTAATGATACAGTAACATTTATAGGGAATAATTTGTCTATACTTGGGGTACTAGTAGCTGCTGTTTGTACATTTTTAACATATAAAAAGAGTGCAAAAATAGAAAGGAAGTTCTGGTTATTGATTTTTATAGGGACATCAGCATATGTTTTAGCTGATGTCGCCTGGATATACTATGAATCTATAATAGGGGTAGGAGTACCTTCACCTGGACTTCCAGACTACTTATATCTGACCCATGGAATAATGTATATAGTAGCTATGTTGGCGCTTACATATAAGCAAACAGGTTTATACTATGGTTTTCAAATGATACTGGACATGCTTATAACAGGAACAGTTGTACTTACGTTGGGATGGCATTTTTTAATCTATCCCGCTTTTGTGGTGAAATCTGATATTTTAAGTGAAATAATAGTCTCACTATCTTACATAGTTATAGACCTAGTTCTACTATGTGGATATTTATATATTTACTTAGGAAGAAAGATTAGGTTAAACAAAAAAGCAACAGCAATGTTTATGTTAGGTCTTGGAATATACATAAGTGCAGACTTTTACTACCTATTCTTAACATATAACGGAACATATCACTTATCTAGATGGATTGACCCTTTTTGGGTTTTGGGGCTTATGATAATTGGTCTTGCAGGAATAAAACATATTATTGAAACTAGAAAGAACATTGTTTCTACAGAAGAAAGAAGCAGTTTGATATATGATAAAATCAGAATGATTGTTCCTTATCTTGGTATAACTGTGTTATTTGTAGTCCAATTAGTACACATGGATTCTATTAACAGTCTTTTTATTGGAATAGCCCTGATTATGGTCTTAGGTATTGTTAGACAGATAATGGTTTTAATTCAAAATAAAGAGCTTATTAAATCACTACAAATCGCTAATAGAGAGCTGAACTATTTAAGTAGGTACAACAAACTTACAGGACTCTACAATAGGATGTACTTTGACGAAGAATTAAGGAGATTGCAGCACAGTACTGATTTTCCAATAACTATTATGGTTTGTGATCTAGATGGACTGAAAATAATAAACGATACCATGGGCCATGAAAAGGGAGATTTATTGTTAATTGCGTGTTCAAATTTGCTCAAAACCTCTTTAAGAAGTTCAGATATTGTTGCTAGGATAGGTGGAGATGAGTTTGCTGCTATTCTCACTAAAACGGAGCAGTCTTCTGCAGAAGAGCTTGTTAAGAAGATCAAGAAAAATGTTCTTATATACAACCAAAACAACAAGGAACTGCCCATGAGTCTTTCCATTGGTATATCAACAACAGAGAGTAAAGATTATTCCCTTGAACAACTGTTAAAAGAAGCTGACGACAAAATGTATAATGAAAAGCTCATTCAGAAAAAGAGTAGTAAAAGTCAAATAATTGACTCATTAATGGCTGCATTAGAAGAAAGGGATCATATAACTGAAGGACATGCCCATAGGGTTGCAGAGCACTGTGTGAAAATGGGTGAACAACTAAATCTATCGTCTAATGTTATAACCAACTTAGCTTTGCTAGCACAAGTTCATGATTTAGGTAAGGTTGGTATCCCTGACTCTATTTTATTTAAAAAGGGTCCACTGTCAGACGAAGAGTGGAAGATTATGCGCCAACACCCAGAAAAAGGTTACCGTATAGCCATTGCATCTAACAATCTTGTTAACGTTGCTGACTTGATACTTAAACATCATGAAAGGTGGGATGGAAAAGGTTACCCCTTAGGCCTTAAAGAAAAGGAGATACCAATAGAATGTCGCATACTTGCTATTGTGGACTCATTTGATGCCATAACAAGTAAAAGACCATATAAAGAAGCTAGAAGTACAGAAGAAGCTTTAAAAGAACTACAACGCTGTTCCGGAACGCAGTTTGATCCTGAACTTGTACAATTGTTTTTAGAACTAATAAATACAGATATGAAAGGTGTAGTATGA
- the treP gene encoding PTS system trehalose-specific EIIBC component — MGKYSNDILELLKGIGGKENIVTVSHCATRLRFVLADPKQANVKAIESVKSVKGSFTQAGQFQVIIGNDVSTFYNELIKETGIKESTKDDAKKAGRQNLNFLQRMISHLAEIFAPIIPAIVVGGLILGFRNVIGEIKMLEDGTKTLTDVSQFWAGTNHFLWLIGEAIFHFLPVGITWSIARKMGTTQILGIVLGLTLVSPQLMNAYGMAGGGEPGVWDFGFTQIQMIGYQAQVIPAMLAGFILCFLEIRIRKIVPEYISMIVVPFFALVPTVLVAHVVLGPIGWQIGSFISDVVYAGLTSAVGWLFASIFGFLYAPLVITGLHHMTNAIDLQLMSDIGGTNLWPMIALSNIAQGAAVVGIIFLNRNNPSKEEEKQVSIPAAISCFLGVTEPAMFGINLKYVFPFLAAMIGSALAGVFSVATGVMANSIGVGGLPGILAIQTGHWGTFAISMLIALGVPFALTLVFANRKILVKKDDQLSA; from the coding sequence ATGGGTAAGTATTCTAATGACATCTTAGAACTACTAAAAGGTATTGGTGGCAAGGAAAACATAGTTACTGTTTCTCACTGTGCTACACGCCTACGCTTTGTACTTGCTGATCCAAAACAAGCAAATGTTAAGGCTATCGAAAGTGTAAAATCTGTTAAAGGTTCTTTTACACAGGCAGGTCAATTTCAAGTAATCATCGGCAATGATGTATCTACATTCTACAATGAGCTTATAAAGGAAACGGGTATTAAAGAAAGCACTAAAGATGATGCTAAAAAAGCTGGAAGGCAAAATCTTAACTTCCTTCAAAGAATGATATCCCATCTAGCTGAAATATTTGCACCGATAATTCCTGCAATCGTAGTTGGTGGACTTATATTAGGTTTTAGAAATGTTATAGGTGAAATAAAAATGCTAGAAGATGGTACTAAAACCCTAACTGATGTTTCTCAATTTTGGGCAGGGACTAACCACTTCTTATGGTTAATTGGTGAAGCAATATTTCACTTCTTACCCGTTGGTATAACATGGTCCATAGCTAGAAAAATGGGAACCACTCAAATTCTTGGAATCGTACTAGGTCTTACATTAGTATCACCCCAGCTTATGAATGCATACGGCATGGCAGGTGGTGGAGAGCCAGGAGTTTGGGACTTTGGTTTTACGCAAATCCAAATGATAGGTTATCAAGCTCAAGTAATTCCAGCAATGCTAGCAGGATTTATCCTATGTTTTCTGGAAATTAGGATCCGCAAAATTGTTCCTGAATATATATCTATGATTGTTGTTCCTTTCTTCGCATTAGTACCAACAGTACTAGTTGCCCATGTAGTGCTAGGTCCAATTGGCTGGCAAATAGGTTCTTTCATTTCTGATGTTGTATATGCAGGTCTTACGTCTGCAGTAGGGTGGTTGTTTGCATCTATATTTGGCTTCTTATATGCACCCCTTGTAATCACTGGGTTACATCATATGACAAATGCAATCGACTTACAGTTAATGAGTGACATCGGTGGAACAAATCTTTGGCCAATGATAGCGTTATCAAACATAGCTCAAGGAGCCGCAGTTGTTGGTATCATTTTCTTAAATAGAAACAACCCAAGCAAGGAAGAAGAAAAACAAGTTTCTATTCCAGCAGCCATCTCTTGTTTCCTAGGAGTTACAGAGCCAGCGATGTTTGGTATAAACTTAAAATATGTTTTTCCATTCTTAGCAGCTATGATAGGTTCTGCCCTTGCAGGTGTGTTCTCAGTAGCAACTGGTGTTATGGCTAACTCTATTGGAGTTGGAGGATTGCCTGGTATTCTTGCTATCCAAACAGGGCATTGGGGTACTTTCGCCATATCAATGCTGATAGCTTTAGGGGTACCATTTGCACTTACTCTTGTATTTGCAAACAGAAAGATCTTAGTTAAAAAAGACGATCAACTTTCTGCATAA
- a CDS encoding GNAT family N-acetyltransferase, with the protein MIIKIIKASENCLHSVVDIINDATLNLNKKGINQWSYPCDAKEVEQDIMMNHVYILVLNDNVVGTFSLKPIEHYAPVDVEPNSKYLYRLAILSAYKGNNLGKEMMEYVCRTARCLGSTIYLDCWAGNKKLRNFYTEAGFEFLGDFPEEDYFISVFKYK; encoded by the coding sequence ATGATTATAAAAATTATTAAAGCCAGTGAGAATTGTTTGCACAGTGTAGTGGATATAATAAACGATGCTACTTTAAACTTAAACAAAAAAGGTATTAATCAGTGGAGTTACCCCTGCGATGCAAAAGAAGTTGAACAAGATATTATGATGAACCATGTTTATATTCTGGTTCTAAATGATAATGTTGTTGGGACATTTTCCCTAAAACCCATTGAACATTATGCTCCAGTGGATGTTGAACCAAATAGTAAATATCTATATAGGTTAGCTATTTTATCTGCATACAAGGGTAACAATTTGGGTAAAGAAATGATGGAATATGTCTGTAGAACTGCTAGGTGTCTAGGTAGTACAATTTATCTAGACTGCTGGGCGGGGAATAAGAAACTACGTAATTTCTATACAGAAGCTGGGTTTGAATTCCTTGGTGATTTTCCAGAAGAGGACTATTTTATAAGTGTATTCAAATATAAGTAG
- a CDS encoding cytidine deaminase family protein, translating to MDFSQLKALALSKVNPRRLSNHCHVASVACALETDTGNIYTGVCIDTACGMGFCAEHAAIAQMITKEESHIVRIVAVSTSGQIYPPCGRCREFMFQVDPKNLAAEIMISEEKIVELEELLPYRWEEKSSP from the coding sequence ATGGACTTTTCACAATTAAAAGCCCTTGCTCTATCGAAGGTTAACCCTAGAAGACTATCTAATCACTGTCATGTTGCTTCTGTGGCCTGTGCCTTAGAAACAGACACCGGAAACATATATACAGGTGTTTGCATTGATACCGCCTGTGGTATGGGTTTTTGTGCAGAACATGCTGCTATAGCTCAAATGATTACAAAGGAAGAATCTCATATAGTGAGAATTGTTGCTGTATCAACTAGCGGTCAAATTTACCCGCCATGCGGGAGATGTAGGGAGTTTATGTTCCAGGTGGATCCTAAGAATTTAGCTGCAGAAATAATGATTTCAGAAGAGAAAATAGTTGAGCTAGAAGAATTACTTCCATATAGATGGGAAGAAAAGAGTTCCCCCTAG
- a CDS encoding PhzF family phenazine biosynthesis protein: MKIYKLTSFTDNVCGGNLAGVVLGADDLEIRDMLRIAGEVGYSETAFVMESTQADFKVRFFTPTEEVDLCGHATIAVFNLLRELEIVSVGNVYTQETKAGILNVFVTDCEVLMEQNLPIFGEIIPISELLDCFNNISGHIDKMPIQIVSTGLRDILLPIKSLEKLLNLEPNVSKIKDISQRYNVIGIHAFTLETLNRTSAHTRNFAPLYGIDEESATGTSNGALACYLHEYLNTKSKHYVMEQGYCLNRPSIIKVELSTTNGIINTVKVGGSAVII, encoded by the coding sequence ATGAAAATCTATAAGTTAACGTCTTTTACTGATAATGTATGTGGTGGGAACCTTGCAGGAGTTGTCCTAGGGGCTGATGATTTAGAGATAAGGGATATGTTAAGAATAGCTGGTGAAGTAGGGTATTCTGAAACCGCCTTTGTTATGGAATCTACACAAGCTGATTTTAAGGTTAGGTTTTTTACACCCACGGAAGAAGTAGACTTATGTGGCCATGCTACCATTGCTGTATTCAATTTGTTAAGAGAACTTGAAATAGTAAGTGTTGGCAATGTATATACCCAAGAGACCAAGGCTGGTATCTTGAATGTATTTGTTACGGATTGTGAGGTACTAATGGAACAAAATTTGCCTATATTTGGGGAAATTATTCCTATAAGTGAATTACTAGATTGTTTCAACAACATTAGTGGACATATTGATAAAATGCCCATACAAATAGTATCAACAGGACTGAGGGATATTTTACTACCCATTAAAAGTCTGGAGAAATTATTGAATCTAGAACCTAACGTAAGTAAAATCAAGGATATTAGCCAAAGATATAATGTTATTGGTATTCACGCATTTACATTGGAGACTTTGAATAGAACTAGTGCCCATACTAGAAACTTTGCTCCACTTTATGGAATAGATGAAGAATCAGCCACCGGAACATCCAATGGTGCACTTGCCTGCTACTTGCATGAATATTTAAACACGAAGTCTAAACATTATGTAATGGAGCAAGGTTATTGTTTAAATAGACCTTCCATTATAAAAGTAGAGCTTAGTACAACAAATGGAATAATAAATACTGTCAAGGTTGGTGGAAGTGCAGTTATTATTTGA
- the treR gene encoding trehalose operon repressor, with product MDSKYFKIYNDITVKIEKKEITPNTKLPSENEMMTLYDVSRDTVRKALNMLESNGFIQKIKGKGSFVLDINRFDFPVSGLTSFKELAEKLGQKSNTHVKELELISPDDYLMRHLKLSPEDEVWKVIRVREIGNRKIILDKDYFNKKYVPELTKEICEDSIYDYIENELNLSISFAKKEITVQQATSEDKVLLDLKNYDMIVVVKTHVYLEDASLFQYTESRHRPDKFRFVDFARRQH from the coding sequence ATGGATAGTAAATACTTTAAAATTTACAATGATATTACTGTGAAAATTGAAAAAAAAGAAATAACTCCCAACACAAAACTCCCTTCAGAAAATGAAATGATGACACTTTATGACGTATCTAGGGATACAGTTAGAAAAGCCCTAAATATGTTAGAGAGTAATGGATTTATTCAAAAGATCAAAGGGAAAGGATCTTTTGTGCTGGATATAAACCGGTTTGATTTCCCTGTTTCTGGTCTTACAAGCTTTAAGGAGCTGGCGGAAAAACTAGGACAAAAATCCAATACCCATGTAAAGGAACTAGAGCTCATCAGTCCAGATGACTACCTGATGAGGCACCTAAAATTGTCTCCTGAAGATGAAGTCTGGAAGGTCATCAGGGTAAGGGAAATTGGCAATAGGAAAATCATATTGGATAAAGACTATTTTAATAAAAAGTATGTTCCAGAGCTTACAAAAGAAATATGTGAAGATTCTATATATGACTATATAGAGAATGAACTTAATCTAAGTATAAGTTTTGCAAAAAAGGAGATCACTGTTCAACAAGCCACAAGTGAGGATAAAGTGCTCCTAGACTTAAAAAACTATGATATGATTGTTGTGGTAAAAACCCATGTATATTTAGAAGATGCAAGCCTTTTTCAATATACAGAATCACGCCACAGACCCGACAAGTTTAGATTCGTAGATTTCGCAAGAAGACAACATTAA
- a CDS encoding flavodoxin domain-containing protein, protein MRTLIVYSTKYGTTEKCARILSEKLGGNTTLHNLKVSGTPDTNEFDTIIIGGSIYVGQMIKEVTDFCSNNTETLKNKKLGLFICCMRDKELAEQQLSTLYPKELLDKAMVKDYFGGEFIFSKMSFVDKLIAKVVAKAKEDVSTISEEKISSFANKIKAFA, encoded by the coding sequence ATGAGAACATTGATTGTTTATAGCACAAAATATGGAACTACAGAAAAATGTGCTAGGATATTATCAGAAAAACTTGGGGGAAATACAACTTTACACAACTTGAAGGTAAGTGGTACGCCTGATACTAATGAGTTTGATACGATAATTATTGGTGGATCTATTTATGTAGGTCAGATGATAAAAGAGGTCACTGATTTTTGTTCTAATAATACTGAAACCCTGAAGAACAAAAAGCTAGGTTTATTTATTTGCTGTATGAGAGATAAAGAGCTTGCGGAGCAGCAATTATCTACGTTGTATCCCAAAGAACTTCTTGATAAAGCCATGGTAAAAGATTATTTTGGAGGAGAGTTTATTTTCAGCAAGATGAGTTTTGTTGATAAGCTAATCGCAAAAGTGGTGGCAAAGGCAAAAGAAGATGTATCAACCATATCAGAGGAAAAAATAAGTAGTTTCGCTAATAAAATAAAGGCCTTTGCATAG
- the ychF gene encoding redox-regulated ATPase YchF yields MKLGIVGLPNVGKSTLFNAITQAGAESANYPFCTIEPNVGVVAVPDDRLDKLAEIYTSKKIVPTAIEFYDIAGLVKGASRGEGLGNKFLSHIREVEAIVHVVRCFENDNVVHVDGGVGPLRDIETISLELIFSDMEMLERRIQKSQKAAKTDKAIAAEVEVMKKVIAVLEDGKSARVLDLSDDEKEIVKSFNLLSSKPIIYVANVSEDDLMDDGNTNPHVGTVREFASTEDAEVVVVSAQIEEEISQLDPEEKKEFLNDLGVEKSGLDKLIQASYKLLGLMSFLTAGPMESRAWTIKVGTAAPQAAGKIHSDIERGFIRAEVIAFDDLMAHGGSMTSAKEKGLVRVEGKEYIMKDGDVVNFRFNV; encoded by the coding sequence ATGAAATTAGGAATTGTTGGATTACCTAACGTAGGGAAAAGTACTTTATTTAATGCAATTACTCAAGCAGGAGCAGAGTCTGCAAATTATCCTTTTTGTACTATCGAACCAAATGTGGGAGTTGTTGCTGTTCCAGACGACAGACTTGATAAACTAGCTGAAATTTATACTTCTAAAAAGATTGTACCAACTGCCATCGAATTTTACGATATAGCAGGACTTGTTAAGGGTGCTAGTCGAGGGGAAGGCCTAGGAAATAAATTTCTTTCACATATTAGAGAGGTTGAAGCTATAGTACATGTTGTACGATGCTTTGAAAATGATAATGTTGTACATGTTGATGGCGGTGTTGGACCATTAAGGGATATTGAAACAATTAGCCTAGAACTTATATTCTCCGACATGGAAATGTTAGAGAGAAGGATTCAAAAATCTCAAAAAGCTGCAAAAACAGACAAAGCTATTGCCGCGGAAGTAGAGGTAATGAAAAAGGTTATTGCAGTTTTAGAGGATGGTAAATCTGCTAGGGTACTTGATTTATCAGATGATGAAAAAGAAATTGTTAAGTCTTTCAATCTTCTAAGCTCAAAGCCAATTATCTATGTGGCCAATGTTTCTGAAGATGACCTAATGGATGATGGAAATACTAACCCCCATGTGGGAACAGTTAGAGAGTTTGCTTCAACTGAAGATGCAGAGGTTGTTGTTGTCAGTGCTCAAATAGAAGAAGAAATATCTCAGCTAGATCCAGAGGAGAAAAAAGAGTTTTTAAATGATTTAGGTGTAGAGAAGTCTGGTTTAGATAAACTGATTCAAGCAAGTTATAAGCTATTAGGTCTTATGAGTTTTTTAACTGCTGGTCCCATGGAATCAAGGGCTTGGACAATCAAAGTTGGAACAGCTGCACCACAAGCTGCAGGGAAAATCCACTCAGACATAGAAAGAGGTTTCATAAGAGCTGAAGTTATAGCCTTCGATGACCTAATGGCACATGGTGGCAGTATGACATCTGCTAAGGAAAAAGGTCTTGTTAGAGTAGAAGGTAAGGAATACATCATGAAAGATGGAGATGTTGTTAACTTTAGGTTTAATGTGTAG
- the treC gene encoding alpha,alpha-phosphotrehalase: MKDFEKSVVYQIYPKSFKDSNGDGFGDLKGVIEKLDYLAKLGVDYIWLTPFYVSPQKDNGYDVAEYCKIDSRFGTMADFEQLIKEASKRDIDVMLDMVFNHTSTEHPWFKRALLGEKKYKDYYIFKKPVNGGEPTNWISKFGGSAWQKVKEFDEYYLHLFDVTQADLNWENPDLREEIYQVVNFWMDKGVKGFRLDVINLISKPQTFENDLEGDGRRFYTDGPKIHKYLKELNRETFGKKEGILTVGEMSSTTIDNCIKYSNPDEQELSMVFNFHHLKVDYQNGDKWTSMDFDFIQLKKLFNTWQVGMQEGNGWNAVFWCNHDQPRIVSRFGDDKTYHKESAKMLGTTIHMMRGTPYIYQGEEIGMTNAYFESIEDYRDIESINYYNILMEKGKSKGEIIKILQQKSRDNSRTPMQWDKTPQGGFTSGIPWIDVNKNYGHINSENALADSSSIFYHYKKLISLRKELDIIAYGDYYPILEQHPSIFAYMREYKNEKLLVINNFYPEESEFNLPEDINLEGYQDELVISNYENTQKTFRGSINLRPYESLVFHLVK; this comes from the coding sequence ATGAAAGATTTCGAAAAAAGTGTCGTCTACCAAATATATCCCAAGTCGTTTAAGGATTCTAATGGAGATGGATTTGGAGATTTAAAGGGTGTAATAGAAAAACTAGACTATTTAGCAAAACTAGGGGTGGATTATATATGGTTAACTCCCTTTTATGTTTCCCCACAAAAGGATAATGGCTATGATGTGGCAGAGTACTGTAAAATTGACTCCAGATTTGGGACAATGGCTGACTTTGAACAACTTATTAAAGAAGCAAGTAAGAGAGATATAGATGTAATGTTGGATATGGTATTTAACCATACATCAACAGAACATCCTTGGTTCAAGAGAGCACTACTTGGTGAAAAAAAGTACAAAGACTATTATATTTTTAAGAAACCAGTAAATGGAGGGGAACCTACCAATTGGATTTCAAAATTTGGTGGTTCTGCATGGCAAAAGGTGAAGGAGTTTGATGAATACTACCTTCATTTATTTGATGTGACACAAGCAGACCTCAACTGGGAAAACCCGGATCTGAGGGAAGAAATTTATCAGGTGGTAAATTTTTGGATGGATAAAGGTGTAAAAGGTTTTAGATTAGATGTAATTAACCTGATTTCAAAGCCTCAGACTTTTGAAAATGACCTAGAAGGGGATGGTCGCAGATTTTATACCGACGGTCCTAAAATACACAAATATCTTAAAGAACTTAATAGAGAAACATTTGGAAAAAAAGAAGGTATTTTAACAGTTGGTGAGATGTCTTCCACAACCATAGATAATTGTATTAAGTATTCAAATCCTGATGAACAAGAACTATCCATGGTATTCAACTTTCATCATTTGAAGGTTGACTATCAAAATGGTGATAAGTGGACATCCATGGATTTTGACTTCATCCAGTTGAAGAAATTATTTAACACATGGCAAGTTGGAATGCAAGAGGGGAATGGATGGAATGCTGTTTTTTGGTGTAATCATGATCAACCAAGGATAGTGTCCCGCTTTGGTGATGACAAAACATATCACAAAGAGTCTGCAAAAATGCTCGGCACAACCATTCATATGATGAGGGGAACTCCCTATATATATCAGGGAGAAGAAATAGGGATGACAAATGCCTATTTCGAAAGTATAGAAGATTATAGGGATATTGAATCAATTAACTACTACAATATCCTAATGGAAAAAGGGAAAAGTAAAGGGGAAATTATTAAAATACTGCAACAAAAGTCTAGAGATAATTCTAGGACCCCCATGCAATGGGATAAAACCCCTCAGGGTGGTTTTACATCGGGGATCCCGTGGATAGATGTGAATAAAAATTATGGTCATATTAACTCAGAAAATGCTTTGGCTGATAGCTCTTCAATTTTCTATCACTATAAGAAGTTGATTTCTCTTCGTAAGGAATTGGACATTATCGCCTATGGAGATTACTATCCAATACTTGAACAGCACCCAAGTATTTTTGCCTATATGAGAGAATACAAAAATGAAAAGCTTTTGGTCATAAACAATTTTTACCCTGAGGAAAGTGAATTCAACTTGCCTGAAGATATTAACTTAGAGGGCTATCAAGACGAGTTAGTTATCTCTAACTATGAAAACACACAAAAAACTTTTAGAGGAAGTATTAACCTTAGGCCATATGAATCCCTTGTGTTTCATCTTGTAAAATAA
- a CDS encoding FMN-binding protein, with protein sequence MLKKIVIGIVVLLVIFGGGRLAIHVMSKNLVKDVVVSSVDLASISDGEYIGAISMEPVNAEVKVIVENSIIKDIIILKHEHGLGEKGERVIENVIESQSLEVDTISGATASSTIILKAIENALLGK encoded by the coding sequence ATGTTGAAAAAAATAGTTATAGGAATTGTAGTGCTTTTGGTGATCTTCGGGGGTGGGAGACTTGCTATACACGTGATGAGTAAGAATCTAGTGAAAGATGTGGTGGTATCAAGTGTAGACTTAGCCAGTATTAGTGATGGTGAATATATAGGAGCCATCTCTATGGAACCAGTAAATGCTGAGGTGAAAGTAATAGTAGAAAATAGTATAATAAAAGATATAATCATACTAAAACACGAGCATGGCCTTGGTGAAAAAGGAGAAAGGGTAATTGAAAATGTCATCGAGAGCCAATCACTGGAAGTGGATACCATAAGTGGAGCTACAGCTAGTAGTACAATAATATTAAAGGCTATTGAAAACGCGTTATTAGGAAAGTAA
- a CDS encoding TetR/AcrR family transcriptional regulator gives MSENPQDLNQEHIKNKILNAARDIISKEGVQGLSIRKITKTIGYSPGIVYHYFTDKNEIVETIMSEGFGKIMASIKSVQKNEKEPEKEIKEVFSNFIKTTLKYPEEYKAFVLNDDPAITKRISVLDKGTTEKRPTLIALRENIQRGIDLGRYAPRDPELTAQIVWTSISGLLIRLILEKNIPEEQVNRLIEHQFEMLFNGLLAYN, from the coding sequence TTGTCCGAGAATCCGCAAGATTTGAATCAAGAACACATAAAAAATAAGATACTCAATGCAGCTAGGGATATAATCTCAAAAGAAGGGGTACAAGGACTATCAATTCGAAAAATTACAAAAACAATAGGGTACTCGCCAGGGATTGTATATCACTACTTTACTGATAAGAATGAAATTGTTGAAACAATTATGAGCGAAGGGTTCGGCAAGATTATGGCTTCAATAAAATCAGTGCAAAAAAATGAAAAGGAACCTGAAAAAGAGATTAAAGAAGTATTTTCAAACTTTATAAAAACAACCTTAAAATACCCTGAAGAATACAAAGCTTTTGTACTAAATGATGATCCGGCCATTACTAAAAGGATCTCTGTCCTAGATAAGGGAACAACTGAGAAAAGACCTACTTTAATAGCTCTGAGGGAGAACATCCAAAGGGGAATAGATCTAGGCAGGTATGCTCCAAGGGATCCAGAACTAACGGCACAAATTGTATGGACATCTATTTCAGGTCTTTTAATAAGATTGATATTGGAAAAAAATATACCCGAAGAACAGGTAAATAGGTTAATTGAGCATCAGTTTGAAATGCTGTTTAATGGATTGTTAGCTTATAACTAA